The Phyllopteryx taeniolatus isolate TA_2022b chromosome 17, UOR_Ptae_1.2, whole genome shotgun sequence genome window below encodes:
- the LOC133466760 gene encoding olfactory receptor 1E16-like yields the protein MNLFNPAEDENVSMVHPEYFIISGLSGVPHIKLYYVFLFLVYTVSVLANGTVMTVICLDRRLQTPKYVAVFNLAFADLFGSSALVPKLLDVFLFGHRRVPFRSCLTFLFFCYTCLSMQSFNLVALAYDRLLAIIFPLHYQVRMTHRFMLSLILSFWLLVAVLVAVATGLLTRLSFCKSVVINSYFCDHGQIYRLACNSHYPNYVVSCVYPVVIFWLPLAFILLSYAAIGCTLAKVAPVRERLKAFRTCVAHLSLVAIYFIPLLITFTLMENIHPDGRIVNLSLTSVFPPVLNPVIYTLQTQEIKESLSRLIRSTRHGKHVRPSKVWTVLQ from the exons ATGAACCTGTTCAATCCGGCAGAGGACGAGAACGTGTCCATGGTGCACCCCGAGTACTTCATCATCAGCGGCCTGTCCGGGGTCCCTCACATCAAGCTTTACTACGTCTTCCTGTTCCTGGTCTACACGGTGTCCGTGCTGGCCAACGGCACCGTGATGACCGTCATCTGCCTGGACCGGCGGCTGCAGACCCCCAAGTATGTGGCGGTCTTCAACCTGGCCTTCGCGGACCTGTTCGGGAGCTCGGCCCTGGTTCCCAAGCTCCTGGACGTGTTCCTGTTCGGCCACCGCCGCGTCCCCTTCCGCAGCTGCCTCACTTTCCTGTTCTTCTGCTACACCTGCTTGTCGATGCAGTCCTTCAACTTGGTCGCGCTGGCCTACGACCGGCTCCTGGCCATCATCTTCCCGCTGCACTACCAG GTGAGGATGACGCACCGCTTCATGTTGTCGCTGATCCTGAGCTTCTGGCTGCTGGTGGCGGTCCTGGTGGCGGTGGCCACGGGCCTGCTGACCCGACTGTCCTTCTGCAAGTCGGTGGTGATCAACAGCTACTTCTGCGACCACGGCCAGATCTACCGGCTGGCCTGCAACAGCCACTACCCCAACTACGTGGTGAGCTGCGTGTACCCGGTGGTGATCTTCTGGCTGCCGCTGGCCTTCATCCTGCTCAGCTACGCGGCCATCGGCTGCACCCTGGCCAAGGTGGCCCCCGTCCGGGAGCGCCTCAAGGCCTTCCGCACCTGCGTCGCCCACCTCTCGCTGGTGGCCATCTACTTCATCCCGCTGCTCATCACCTTCACGCTGATGGAGAACATCCACCCGGACGGCCGCATCGTCAACCTGTCGCTCACCTCCGTCTTCCCGCCCGTGCTCAACCCCGTCATATACACGCTGCAGACGCAAGAGATTAAAGAGTCGCTGAGCAGGCTCATCAGGAGCACGCGACACGGCAAACACGTCAGACCCTCAAAAGTGTGGACGGTGCTCCAATAG